The Ruficoccus amylovorans genomic sequence TCATGGCGTGCTATCGGTGCCAAAATACACATCTGGGACTATACTTTTGGAGATAATGCTAATTGGCTAACACCGATTCCAAATTTCAAGGTCATTGAAGAAAACTTTAAATATTTGGTGGAGCAGGGGATTTCTGGTATCTTTTTCCAAGATAACTTCCTTAGTATAGGTGGTTCTCGTGCAACCATGAAGGATTGGGCATTGGCTAAGTTGGCATGGGACCCTACTTTGGAAATGGATGATTTGTTACGTGATTTTACTTTTGGTTATTATGGAGCCGCTGGCCCTTCGATCTGGAAGTATAATCAATTATTACATCAAGAATGGGAGTCATTTCACCGCTCTAACAGGCCTAACCAAGGTGCTGTGTTGCATCTTGATCGTGCATTTATCAATGAGGCGCTTGCTTTAATCGATCAGGCTAAAGCGGCAGTCATTAATGACCCTGTTCTATTAGCAGAAGTTGAGCGTGAAGAAACTTGCTTGCTGTATGCACGTCTAGAGAATGGTGTAACAAATTTGGCTGATAAAAAGGCTTACCTCGAGGACATGGATCAGTTCCGGAAATATGTCGAAAAATTCGAGATAAAGAGTTTCGCTGAGCCAACTTTAACAGATACGACTACAAAGTTTACTCAATGGAGAATCGGCATGAATCTGTTCGGTAAGGAAAATTGTTCCCCTAGTGTCATTGAGCTTCAGATTAAGGATGTATTACTCCCTAAGGTTGGAGCCGCAACCTGCCGTCTAACTGAAGAGCCATTATCAGATTCCGGCTATGCTGTTTATCAGCCAGGTATGTCAACTAATTGGTCGATTCAATGGGATCGTTCGGCTATCGATGACTATCGTACAACCGAGACTTATGTTCTGCAGTTAAGAGTCAAACTTGGGGATTTAACTGGATCTGGGAGTGTTTTGATGTGCGGTGTTTGGGATCCTGAAGTGGGATCTTTGCTTGAGCGAGAAATTGATTCCTCGGAGCTTTCTCAAGATGAATTCTCTTGGGTAACTGTAGGTGAAGTTAAATTGCCAGCAAGCAGCAGTTGGACCATTTATGCCGGTGCGGCTAAAGATTCTGTTGCTGATTACTTTTTACTGGAATGTGCTGAGCTGGTTCCTGAGAGTGAACTTGAAGGAGGTGTGTCGAATCTAAACCCTGCAAGCACTCATCCTGTTCTTGAGATGGCTGATGGCCACGCAACCTTCTCATTTTGTCGCGAGAGATTCGCGACGAATCTAACTTACGTAGTTGAGGTAAGCTCTGACTTGACATCATGGACAGAGATCTGGAGCAGTGCTAATGTCCCTTACGGTGGGGGAATTAGCCCGGTGGAGCGGATCACGGTTCAGGATCCGGTTCGCGATGCCAGTCTGAGGTTCCTACGTTTGAAAATTACCGAGTAATAGACTTATGCGCAAGCCAATGATGCCCCATCACCGCTCTGCTCAGCTGAAATACGCTAGTGATATTGAACGATCCAACCAATCCGGATTCGCTTTGATCATTGCCCTCTCCTTGATGGCATTCGTGTTGGCGCTATTATTGAGCATCACAACATTAGGCCACGTGGTCCGCGTTGAAAGTTCGCTCGCGTCCCAGCAAATTCAGAGTAATCAAGCGAAGGCGAACGCATTGCTCGCCCTGAATGTTGCCCTTTGTGAATTACAGAAATACGCAGGGCCCGATCAGCGAGTTACGGGCCGGGCGGATATCACTGCTTCGAGTAATTCAAATCAGATAACATACGAGAGCACGCTCCTCAATCCCTACCTTGTGAATTTGAATGAGACTCGACGCCGCTCTGTGCGGGGTGTCATGAAAAGAGATAGTCTTTATTTTTGGGATTTTTACTATCTTATTAATGACGAAATTTTTGACTCGTACTTCTTCTTGGCAATTTCACAATCCGGTGGGCTGGAGACGTTAAATCCACTATACAAAACGGACATATCCGCTCCAATAAATGAGCTTCGTAATTTTAACTTAGCGGCAAAGCATATCGAGCTTATAGGCGGCTTTAGCGTAAAATCGACCTCTGTCGATGCGTGGATGGCGCTGTTATCCGCTTATCGCGGTGTCCCCTACGGTACTTCTAATGATGATTCACTCTTCGCACGGTGTTCAAATCCAGCCGGTGAGTTAATCGCCGAAGCCGAACCCGAATCGGGAGATGCAGGCACGGCTTGTGGCTATCGTCGACTAACAGACATGCAAATTCAGAATCTAAGAGTGTAGACTTTAATGGAAGCTCGATTGCAATTGCTTATGCAGAGGAGGTTGTTTAGAGAGGTATTGACTATATGGATCCCACTATCGCTGCCGAAGATCTCCCGGCAGTAGGCTCAATTAATGGTCGGTTGGGTCGAAAATTTAAGGTTATCAGCTTAAGTGGTTAAGTGCGGATGAGATATAAATCAGTCAGGGCAGCATATCATGTGCGACCAATTATTATTTATGAACCGAACTCCTAAATTTATCTGGCTCTTTATTGCGGTACTTCTGCCTGGGGTTACTTTTTGTTTACATGCAGCTGAAATAGAGGCGAAAGAACCCATGATCCAAGCTAATTTCGTGGCAACAATGTGGGCGTTGCCTGTTCGGGACGAAGCTAGCCTTAAGCTATACTATATATCAGGCAAAAAGTATCTGCCTTTAGACTATCAATATAAGAGGCTCGGGCAACTACTGCGCTACCTAGGAGGACAGACTTTTGGCATCTACACAAAAGGTGTGAGCACCGATGGTCAGGGCGAGTATCAACTGCAGGGCAGTTGCACCTTACTAGAGCCGGACAGTATCTTTCTGTTTGTTATGCCTCAACCGGAAGCAGGTAAATTTAAACTGGCCGCTTTCGCTGTTTCCATCGAGCAGATTGGTGCTGGTAATTTGGTAATGCTCAACTTGAGTGACGTGCCTGTTGTGGCTGAAGTTGATGGCAGGGGTGAAGCTCGGATTGTCGAAGAAGAGATCGGTTTGTCTGTTAATCAGTATCATGAATGGAAGCCTGCTCGAATGACGGGAGCCCGTACTTGGAAACTGGAGTTATCAAAAGTACCTTCCGGCGGGCTATATCGGGTGGAGTCGCGTTGGTGGCAAGACGGACGAAAAGAAAGCGAATGGTCCATGCGTAGTGATGTACGACGTTTTTTGGGCGTAGGTAATCTTTGGGTAATCTCTGGTCAGAGTAATTCTGCAGGCTATGGTCGTAGGTATTATCATGAAAGTCTTGAGCCTGGCCTCCATTTGTATGGGAATAATCACCGTTGGAGTATTGCTAGCCAACCGCTTAGTGGTACAACGGATAGTCGGCAAGTGGTCAGTGGTGATGCGGCCAATAATGGACACTCTCCGTATTTAGAGGTCGTCCGAATTTTAAGAAAGAGACTGCACTATCCGATTAGCTTGATTCAAAGCGCCGTCGGTGGCACGCCGCTGAGTGATTGGAGCCCAGTTGGGGAGAATTCAGCCGCTTTATTTAAGCAACTAGCCGCTGCGGTGGAGCAAACTGGCAGTCGAGTCAAAGGGATCTTTGGTATCAGGGCGAAAATGAAGCGATTAAATCGGCAACAGCCCTTACGTATCGGCGCGACTTTGTCGCGGCAGTGCGAGCGTGGCGAAAGGAGTGGGGACATCCTGATCTGCCAGTTTTGACTGTGCAACTCAATCGCTACCATTTGTCCACGCAGCCTAGCTAGCATACATAACTTGAATTAGGCGTAGTAAAAAAAAGGAATTATAATGAGAAAATATTCAGCTATTCTTGGTAACCTTGGTAACACTTGCGACCGTTTTTGCAGTCGTTATAAGGATAATCCATCTTCCATTGAGATGCTCAAACAAGCTGGGAAAATTGATGGGATTTCTGGTATCGAACTTGTTGGGACTTGGGACATTCGCCCCGACAATGTAAAAAAAATGAAGTCAGCTCTCAATGATTTAAATTTTGAGTGTGTCTCGATTATCCCTGATCTCTTTTCAGAAGCCATATGGCGTTTTGGAAGTATTTCAGCCAAAGATCCGTCTGTTCGTCAGGAAGCAATGGGCTACTTGCGGACGATGTGTGGAATCGCTGAAGAGATGGACTGTCGCATCGTCAATTTATGGCCTGGACAAGATGGATTTGATTACTTGTTTCAAGGGAATTACTTGGATGAGCGTAATTGGCTAGTTGAAAACGTTGCGCAATTAGCAGGTGAATTCCCTTATCTGAAATTCGCCTTGGAGTATAAGCCTAAAGAGCCTCGAACGCATTCTTATATGGCACGGATGGCTGATACTTTGCTGGTTTGTTTACAGACTGGTATGGATAATGTAGGTGTCACGATTGATACGGGGCATGCCTTCATGGCAGGTGAGAACGTTTCTGAGTCTATCGTACTGGCAAGGCAGGCTGGCGATAAGCTATTTCACATGCATTTCAATGACAATTATAAATCATGGGATGATGATATGATCGCAGGCTCCGTACACTCGCTGGAGTATATTGAGATGCTTTATTGGTTGGATAAATGCGCTTACGATGGCTGGTTCTCAATGGATCAGTATCCTTATCGTGAGGATGCTACAGGAGCTATAGCTGAGAGTATTAATTGGCTTAAGGCATTTGATAATAAGATGTGTTCAAGCCGAGAGGACATTGCTCAAACAATTAATGACGGTGATGCTGTGAAAACTTCAGCCCTCATGCGTAGAATACTATTCGGGAAGTAAGCTTCAGAGAGTCTGAGGAATCCGACTATTATGCCCTAGATCTAGCGATCGAAGTGACTCTCACTACTAGAATACTTTATAATTATGTATGACGCATTTGAACAAAGTCCTTATAAAAATGGGAGATGGATCGCTCCCCACAACAGTGAGGATATTCAGAATTTTTATTTTCGAGCACGGACTCAATTTGATTTGTCAGATCGTTTAGAAAGGGCAGTCCTGCATCTCTGTGCCGATTCGTATTATCTGCTATTTGTAAATGGTCTTGAGGTCTCTCGTGGGCCAGCCCGGGGAACGCATACGCATAACTATTACGATTCACTCGACGTCGCTACGTATTTGAGACCAGGGCGAAATGTCATTGCCGTTTTGGTGCAGTGTATGAATTATGATACATTTGTTGCTGCACCCGTTCAACCCGGGCTTATTGCGGAAATAGATGGCGTTGTTGCGACGGATGCGTCATGGGAAGTGAGCATTGGGAACGACTGGCGCCGGGACGTTGAGTCGTATTCTATCCAAGTCGGGCATAGTGAATGGCGCGATATGCGCTTAGAGCCATTGGGTTGGACGCTTGCTGATGATTCTGTGGCTTGGGAACCTGCCTGGGTAATCCCTTTATCGAGTCAACTGTACGCTAAGAAGCTATTGCCTCGGTCGATTCCGGCGCTTATTGAACGGATAATTTTTCCCGTTGATATTCCTGTGGTTGCCAGCGTTCCTGAGGTTGCTGACTTGTGCGCAGTTGAAATATCTGAATGGATGCTTCAGGAAGCCTATTCTACTCCGAGTGAATCGCGAATTACAGGTCTGGCCACAGTGCTCAGTGGGCAAGAGGGCAATGCTCGTATAGAGCCTGCACCTGATGGTTCCGGTATTACGATTATATTCAATTTTGAAGCGGAAATCGCGGGCCGATTCAAACTTGAATTAACGGCACCGGAAGGCACCGTAGTTGATGTTTGCTATAATGAAAGTGTTAAAGATGAGCGCTTGGCGATCAAGCACAGTCAAGATAGCTACCATTTCGTCGATCGGTATGTGCTGCGCGAAGGTCGCCAGACTATTGGTAGTTCGGTCTACGACCGTGGGTTCAAAATGGTGCAGATCGTCTTGCGTAACTTTGGCTCCACAGTCGAAATCCATAAAGTCAGTGCGATCGAGAATCGATATCCATTTGTCAAACGTGGTTCCTTTCATTGCGACGATATGCTGCTTAATCGTATTTGGGACGTCTGTTGTGAGACGCTGGAAGCGTGCACTACAGATGTGTTTACAGATTGTCCATGGCGTGAACGCGCGTATTGGGTTAACGATTTGATTGTCGAGAACAAAACGTCGTTGCAAGCGTTTGGAGCTTCGGAAGTGCATCGTCGAGCTTTTCGTATGGCATTCTCCGAGGTGCGTGAGGGGGAGCTTTTCGCTGGCGTGTGTCCTTGTCCGGATGGCTATGATCATTTAGTTTTAGTACCAACCAATCTGTTTGTAGTTTTGATGCTGAAAGACTATTTGATGCATAGTGGCGACAAGCAACTAATTCGAGAGTTGCTACCAAAGATTACTATTATTTTAGAAACTTTCAGTCGATGGACAGATGATCGCGGCCTGGTTTCACCCGATGAAAGATATTGGAACTTCTTTGATTGGTCTTACGAGTTGAACGATATCTCCTTAAACGGGAAAACAACTTCATTGCTTAATTATTTATATGTCATGGCGATGAAGAGCATGCTTGAAATGGCTGAAATATCAGCGGCAAAGGTTGACGATACCGCATATAAATTAAGAATCAGTAAGGCTTCAATCAACTTAGAGGAGTGTTTCTTTAAACAGGATGAAAAACTTCTATCAGATTGGATCGATGATGATGGACGCTCGTCGCATTCCAGCCAACTTGCGCATGCATTTGCCTTATTAAGTGGTGAAACCAGCGTAGACAATCGTAAGTATTTTGAAGACGCTCTAAGTGATACAGATATATTGATTCCAGAGTTGTATTTGCATTACTTTGTTTTTCAAGCGATGCAGATGTGCGGTCGAGAAGCTGAGGCACTGGGTCGAATTCGGAAATATTGGGGCAATATTGTGAAGACAGGCTCTCCAACCATCTGGGAGGCTGGAATTCACGAGTGTGGAAAAGAGGCTTTTGGTGGCGACGGCAGCTTGTGCCATGGTTTTGCGACATGTCCAATCGCTTTTCTTCAAAATGTAATTCTGGGTATTGAGCCTCTGACCCCAGGTTTCGAGAGCTTCAAAGTCGAGCCAAGGTCTTTGGGTTTAAACTCTGCAGAAGGTCGAATTCCCACGCCTCATGGTAATATTTATATTCGTTGGGTAAGCGAGGGTGCACATTTGAATGTCGAGCTTAAAGTACCTCGGGGGACGATCGCCCACGTTTCATCTGGAAGTCGATATGGCGAAGGGCGCCACTTTTTTAAAATAAAAATTAATTCAATGCCGGGCGGAGTAATCGATTGTCAAAATATAGATACGGTGTCGCAGGCAGTTGGCGTGCGATAATGATGGCTGTGTGTCCTTATAATTTAACTTATTGGCTACAGATGTAGTATGTTGTTGATTGATTTACCATCAGTC encodes the following:
- a CDS encoding alpha-L-rhamnosidase C-terminal domain-containing protein — protein: MYDAFEQSPYKNGRWIAPHNSEDIQNFYFRARTQFDLSDRLERAVLHLCADSYYLLFVNGLEVSRGPARGTHTHNYYDSLDVATYLRPGRNVIAVLVQCMNYDTFVAAPVQPGLIAEIDGVVATDASWEVSIGNDWRRDVESYSIQVGHSEWRDMRLEPLGWTLADDSVAWEPAWVIPLSSQLYAKKLLPRSIPALIERIIFPVDIPVVASVPEVADLCAVEISEWMLQEAYSTPSESRITGLATVLSGQEGNARIEPAPDGSGITIIFNFEAEIAGRFKLELTAPEGTVVDVCYNESVKDERLAIKHSQDSYHFVDRYVLREGRQTIGSSVYDRGFKMVQIVLRNFGSTVEIHKVSAIENRYPFVKRGSFHCDDMLLNRIWDVCCETLEACTTDVFTDCPWRERAYWVNDLIVENKTSLQAFGASEVHRRAFRMAFSEVREGELFAGVCPCPDGYDHLVLVPTNLFVVLMLKDYLMHSGDKQLIRELLPKITIILETFSRWTDDRGLVSPDERYWNFFDWSYELNDISLNGKTTSLLNYLYVMAMKSMLEMAEISAAKVDDTAYKLRISKASINLEECFFKQDEKLLSDWIDDDGRSSHSSQLAHAFALLSGETSVDNRKYFEDALSDTDILIPELYLHYFVFQAMQMCGREAEALGRIRKYWGNIVKTGSPTIWEAGIHECGKEAFGGDGSLCHGFATCPIAFLQNVILGIEPLTPGFESFKVEPRSLGLNSAEGRIPTPHGNIYIRWVSEGAHLNVELKVPRGTIAHVSSGSRYGEGRHFFKIKINSMPGGVIDCQNIDTVSQAVGVR
- a CDS encoding sugar phosphate isomerase/epimerase family protein; the encoded protein is MRKYSAILGNLGNTCDRFCSRYKDNPSSIEMLKQAGKIDGISGIELVGTWDIRPDNVKKMKSALNDLNFECVSIIPDLFSEAIWRFGSISAKDPSVRQEAMGYLRTMCGIAEEMDCRIVNLWPGQDGFDYLFQGNYLDERNWLVENVAQLAGEFPYLKFALEYKPKEPRTHSYMARMADTLLVCLQTGMDNVGVTIDTGHAFMAGENVSESIVLARQAGDKLFHMHFNDNYKSWDDDMIAGSVHSLEYIEMLYWLDKCAYDGWFSMDQYPYREDATGAIAESINWLKAFDNKMCSSREDIAQTINDGDAVKTSALMRRILFGK
- a CDS encoding DUF4838 domain-containing protein encodes the protein QEVIAADMLKEGLDSMSGATFNIIPEPLYAEEFRSMPVLSVGNTKLKEASGLLVPELSAEGYALQASGNALFFTGGERRGPINAVIAFLEEDLGCRWYSRFVPAYYPYEEELTVSVVPRSYSPILEMRDVYHVEAQDPDWAIMNRISSAVDPLSLEIPSAYGGMLRYPGRQLFAHTFYRLAPAKELLSSHPEYFALINGERQFNNICLSNEEALRIVADNAIKILDADPDARLFSISQNDGSSVLCRCEDCLAFSEKENDSGLLINFVNQVAELIHRKYPDVQISTLAYLQTFMPPKTIRPDGDTLIWLATDRHVWHNKYFYITETEEFQEALESWRAIGAKIHIWDYTFGDNANWLTPIPNFKVIEENFKYLVEQGISGIFFQDNFLSIGGSRATMKDWALAKLAWDPTLEMDDLLRDFTFGYYGAAGPSIWKYNQLLHQEWESFHRSNRPNQGAVLHLDRAFINEALALIDQAKAAVINDPVLLAEVEREETCLLYARLENGVTNLADKKAYLEDMDQFRKYVEKFEIKSFAEPTLTDTTTKFTQWRIGMNLFGKENCSPSVIELQIKDVLLPKVGAATCRLTEEPLSDSGYAVYQPGMSTNWSIQWDRSAIDDYRTTETYVLQLRVKLGDLTGSGSVLMCGVWDPEVGSLLEREIDSSELSQDEFSWVTVGEVKLPASSSWTIYAGAAKDSVADYFLLECAELVPESELEGGVSNLNPASTHPVLEMADGHATFSFCRERFATNLTYVVEVSSDLTSWTEIWSSANVPYGGGISPVERITVQDPVRDASLRFLRLKITE